DNA sequence from the Methanobacterium sp. Maddingley MBC34 genome:
ACTGGTTTCCTGTTCTTATCATACTTTTACAGTGCAAAACCACTTCGTTTTAAGGATAAACCATTTTTGGATTTTGCTTCCAACTATCTTTACATCTTACCCGGAATATTTGCATATTACTTGGCATCAAACACTATTCCTCCCATAATTTATATGGTTGGAGCTTTTCTCCATATATCCGCCATGCATATCTTTTCAGCTATCCCTGACATAAAATACGATCGGAAAGCAGGAATAAACACCACCCCCGTGTTCATAGGAGTTAATCCTGCCCTTTGGTTGTGTCTGATTTTCTGGATGGGTTTATCATTCATAGTTATTTACCTAACCGATTTTTTCCCAATCAGCTTTTTAGTATTTTTTTATCCTTTATTCCCACTTTTACTCCTGATTAAAAGGGATTGGAGTATTGATGATCTTTACTGGTACCTCCCCTATGTTAACACCATGCTGGGAGGATTGTTATTCATATCACTGGTGATTTACAAGCTTTTCTTCATATGATGAAAAAATTTTAGAACATGAATTTAATTGGATTAATTAATTAGGGGATTTATTAAGGTTAAGAGCAGAGGTATCCATTAAGTAAAAGGGATTAGAAGGAATAATCAAGAAATCACAGCAATAAATTAATATAATTAAAAATAGAATAATTAGAATTTCTAGATATTAAATCCATTGCTTACCCCAATGTATTATTATTCATAAAATTTTAGCCCTATCATCCTAGAGTTAATTAAATTATGTTTGGATGGATAAAAAAAAGGGTTTTAAAAATTATTAAAAGCGCAGGGGACGGGATTTGAACCCGCGTGATCCAAAGGATCATGGGATTAGCAGTCCCACGCCGTACCAGGCTGGGCCACCCCTGCATTGATTTATGTATTTAATTAAAAAAGTAGGTAATCAAAACATTGTCCAATCTACTATTTAAAGGTTTAAGCTGGTACAAAAGGCAAAACTTATCCAAAATTTTTAAACTAATTCTGAATATCCAGTTTAATACTTATACCAAACATGTTTTGATGAAACTCTTTTATAAATTTAATGGGCATGTTCAAGGGTGGACAGTCCTCGTGGATGCTGGTGATCCAAGATTCCAACTCCACCCCGCTACTCCACAAGCATCAGCTGTCTAAGGTAGAGCTGCTTCTTTCCAGACCTGACCCGTTCCCAAAGTTAAGACAGTTCACCCCGGCCCTCCAGCCGAGACTCTGCCACCACTAATCCTGCGGGACGAGGTTTCGACGTTGAGATCCTGGGCCAACACCCAGTTAAACTGCCGCCCCTTGAACTTCGACTGCGCCATATAGGGGATGTGCGCTTACAGAGGACCCCTGACCCTCCAGTCTAGCCCAGTTAATGTTGGTGGTGATGGTATTTTAAACTTACGGTTAACAAATCCCGTCAAAATATTTCAACCATCCCGCTCATAATATATGCATGGAATGGCTCCTTATAATCGGCGTGGTTATCAGTGTCTACATGGCCTTTAATATCGCTGCCAATGACATTGGAAACTCTGTGGGAACTGCAGTGGGCAGTGGATCCCTTACCATGCGAAAAGCCCTGATATTGGGTGCGATATTTGAATTTATAGGTGCAATGTATCTGGGAAATAATGTGATAAAAACTGTGGGTAGTGGAATAATCAGTGCAGACATGATACCTGCCACGGGGGCATTCATAATCACCCTGGCAGCCGCACTGTGGATAACCATCACCATTATTAAAAAAATACCCATATCCGGTTCAGACGCCATTATCAGTGCTGTTTTTGGTTACGGCCTGGTGAGTGTGGGTATTAACAGCATGAATCTCAATGTCCTGGGCCTTATACTGGCCAGCTGGGTGTTATCACCACTGATAGGATTGGCAATAGGATTTACAATATATCACATCCTGAAAAATGCATTTTTAGATAAAGTTAAGGATATTGCAGTTAAGGGTCGTCTGGAAAAAATTTTCTCCTACCTCCAGATTGGCAGCTCAGCCTTTGCAGCACTGAATGTAGGGGCCATTGATATTGCAGTGGCCACTGGAGTGCTTTATTATACCTTCGGAACCAGTGCAGGGTTTGATATTAAACTCATTGGAGCCCTGGGGATTGTCTTGGGAATCCTGGTGGCAGGGGGAAGGATCACCGATACTGTTGGACGTAGGATAACTGATTTAATCCCTTCAAGGGGTTTTGCAGCACAGATCTCTGCTGCATCAGTGGTTTTCATCTTTGCCACCATGGGAATGCCAGTTTCTCCCACTCAAACCCTGGTGGGAACAGTTATTGGAGTGGGACTGGCCAGGGGTACTCGTACCATTAAACTGGATGTTATAAAAAACATTGCCACCACCTGGATTGTCACCATTCCAGCCTGTATTGCCCTTTCCATCTTATTGTACTTTATAATGAACCTGTTTTTACAGTGATTTGAATAGATTGAATAAATAAATGAATTAAAGACTTTAGAGAATTATTTTTAGAAATAAGGAATTATTATAAACTATTGAATGATTTTGCTAGATCTTTTTCATTGATTTCCATTATTATTGTAACCGTTGGTAAATCCAGTAAACTGTCTGGAATAAAAAATATATGATGCAATTTGTAAATAATTAATAAGTTATAGATCACGAATTTCAAATTATAGTAGGAGGGAAATAATGAAAGCAAATGCCATTAAAATTGCAGAAGGAGTGTACTGGATTGGAGTTATGGACTGGGATATCCGGGACTACCACGGTTACACTCTTAAAGGAACCACATACAACGCTTTTTTAGTGTTTGGAGAAGAAGAGGTTGCAATAATAGATAATACTTACCCTGGTTCTTCAGCCCAGTTATGGGGTCGAATTGAAGATGCCTTTGCCCAGGAAAACAGCGAAGTGAAGGTAGATGTCATTATACAAAATCATATTGAAAAGGACCACAGCGGAGCTTTAACTGAGATTCACAAACGTTTCCCTGATGCTCCCATTTACTGCAGTCAGGTGGCAATCACCGGCCTGAAACAGCATTACCCTGGACTGGAAGGTGCTGATTTTCACCCGGTGAAAACCGGTGACTCCCTGGAAGTGGGTGGTCGTACCCTGGCCTTCCTGGATGCCAAGATGCTTCACTGGCCAGACAGCATGTTCACTCTCCTCCTGGATGAGGGTATCCTGTTTTCCAATGATGCCTTTGGACAGCACCTCTGTTTCAGGGAAAGGTATGATCATGAAATACCTGAATTCGTGCTAATGAATGCTGCCCAAAAGTTTTATGCTAACCTGGTGACACCGGCCTCCATGCTGGTGGTGCGCAAGCTGGAAGAAGTCACAGAACTGGGATTACTGGATAAAATCAACATGATCGCCCCATCCCATGGGCAGATCTGGACTGATCCTACCAAGATCATCACTGCCTACAGCAACTGGGCCACTGGAAAGTGCAGGAATAAGGCCACTATCATCTATGACACCATGCACTATTCCACCCGTATGATGGCCCATGCCCTGGCAGAGGGTCTCATGAGTGAAGGGGTGGATGTAATCATGTACTTCATGCACACCGATGAACGCAGCGAAATGGTTAACGATATCCTGGACAGTAAAGCCCTACTTCTGGGGATTCCAACACTCTTCAACGGACCTTACCCTAGTGCAGGAGATCTACTCTACTACCTGGAGGGCTTGAGCTTCCAGCGCACAGGATTTAAACGACTGGCAGTTACATTCGGCTCCAAGGGATGGAGTGGTAAAGCCGTGGATAAGGTGGCAGAGACGCTGACTAAATGCGGATTCGATGTTCTGGATAAATATGAGGTTAACTACGTACCCACCAGTGACCAGCTTGATAACTGTTACCAGATAGGCCAGGAAATGGCTCAGAAAATTAAAAAAATGTAATATAAAACTTAAAATAAGATAGAAATACGTAAATCAATACAACTTATCATCGGGGATTGAGGAGGGTAAATCATGAAGTCGGTGAATTTTGAAAGTGGATTGGACAATGAGAAAAAAGTGATGGTGGCCATATTTTGGACTAACCGGAAGGCTGCCCGGACTGAGGGCTGTGCTCCGTTCAGGATAAAGAAAATAGAAACTCAAAACGAAACCTACACACCACAGGGGAATAAACTGCTCAAGATAAGTGATGAGATAATGGAAGATATGGTTCGAACACTGGATGCATGTAAATCCATTCCCATGGAGTTTAACATTGGGGAAGAAAACATTAGTGTTAATCTCAGTTCTGATTCTTTTTCGGTTTCCGTTCTAAAAAGTCCAGAGATAGAAGAGGAGATCATCGAAAAACTGGAAATGGAATTAACCAAGAAGTTTCCCAGTTTATGTGATTCCTTCAAACCACGGGTAACTCCACAGAAATGAACCATCTAAAAAAGGAATGAAACCATCTAGAAGTAAATAAACAAAGGTATTTTCTTTAAAAGTAAAGGTATTTCATGGGTGATTACCCATTTAAAGAAAAACCTTCCCCTCTTATTTTGAACAAATTCTTTGTATAGAGATAATTTACTTTCTCTATCGGACTACAATTCTATCTATCAGACTACAAATATCCGTAGAAATGCCGAAAAATTAATTTTAATTAAGTAGTTTAAAGTCTAGAGAAAAATTAACTGGACAAAAATTAAACCGTTAATTAAAACCCCCGGAATTTATAGTTCAATGGAACTTATTATATCTCCATCTGAAATAATACCCACCAGTTCGTGGTTTTCCAGTACAACCAGCTGGTTGATTATGCCCTCGTCTGAACCGTATTCATGCATTTTACGGACTGCAGTGGCCAGGTTATCTTCTGGAGATACATATATCACCTGATTAACCATAACTTCTTCCACGGTGGTTCCCAGCTCATATTTATCCAGTATCAGGTTATGACCCAGATCAGTGGCAGTTACAATTCCCACCAGTTTTCCATCATCATCCACTACTGGTAGTGAACTTATTTTATGTTTCATCAGTTTTTCAAATGCAAATACAACATCTTCAGTAGGCGAGACTGTAATAACCTTCTGGCTCATTACATCCTTAACCTTTAGTTTCTGTAACATGGTCTTCACTTCCATAGGTTTTGGTAATATCTTCAATAATCGATTCAATGGTCGTAGTGATGTCAATGTTTTCAATCACTGGCACATGGTATTTGTTGGCTTGACTCTCAAAGTATTTATGAGTTCTTCTAATAGCTCCGAAATAGTTCATATACCTTTCAAGAGGCCTTCTTGCCCATTGTTGCCTACATCTTGAGTAAAATCGACCCTTATGCACTTCTTCATCTTCCAGGGTTAAAATGAACATGTGCACGTTATCCCTGGAAACCAGGTCTTCCCTGATGAATCCAGGTACGATGTGAACCCCTTCAATAACAATACTAATACCTTCAGTTATGGATCGTTCAATAACCGCCTCCACACCCACACTCACTGTGTCCACATGGTCTCTGAAACCTATTAACACCTCATCCAGTTCTGGTGGTGGTGGTATGCGCAGGGAGCGATAAGCAGTGTAACTGGATTCGTATAGGGTGGGTAAAAGTTCCTTGGACGATGTTTTACGCATTACTTCCCGTATCATGTCAGTACTGATCATGTTACGGATTCCCAGCCTGTTGGCAACTTCAAATGCTATGGAAGAAGTTCCCACTCCTGATGAACCCCCTATAAGAATAACTAAAGGGTCCTGACACTTCCTTATCCTTTTCCAGAGGCCATACTGGACAGCTATTTCAGGGTCCTCCTCTTTGAGCCTCTGGCGGACGACATTCACCAGGTCATCCAGTTTGATTAAGGTTACACCATCTTTTTTGAGTTGAGCTTCTATATGGGAAGAGAAAGTGTAGGCTTTGTTGGGATCCATCTCCGCACGGGTTAGGGACCTGGCTAAAACTCCCTTTGAAAAGGGTTCCCTGTATTTTTTCCCGCTTACTTCTCCTTCAACCATTATCATAGTAACCTCACCTCAATATAGGGGCATTGTAGAGATTTAAAAATCAAGATATTATTTGTCAACATCATTTAAATCATTTTCTGTATGGATTTTTTTTATCCCGGAAATATTAAAGCGCGATTATTAACTTTAAAGTTTGATTATTTCGGTTTTAACTTCTTCCTCCCCAGGAGCATCAGAAATTTGTATTATGCATGCATGGCCATGGGATAGTTCTCCAGGGTTTACGATGGTGGTGTTACCAATCTTATCAGTGCCACGTGCTTCGTGTATGTGACCGCAGATATTCACTGTGGGTTGCATTTCTTCAACTATTTTGCGCAGGCTTTTACTTCCCACATGCTCCCCTGAAGGTAAGAGGTCAGTTTTAGTACCATATGGTGGGGCGTGAGTGATAAAAAGGGTTATTTTCTCTTTTTTAATCCCTTCAATGGCTTTTTTAGCCTCGTCGTAGATTTGGATTTCCTCAAATTCAAGGGGAGTGTCAAAGGGTGTGGGGTTAGAGCCTCCGAAACCACATATTCCTATGTTCTTGATTACCAGAGTTCTGGCATGGATATTTATGGCATGAGATTGGTCTATATTGACATGCATGGACCCGGGATCACAGTTACCGGGTATGGCCAGTACTGGTACTCCAAATGAACTGATTTCATTCAACAGATCTTCTCCTAACTCTGGAGGGCCGAAATGTGTTATGTCCCCGGCTATGATTACCAGGTCCACTTTTTTACTTTTTAGATAGGCAATGATTGGTTTTATTTCACCATGGAGATCGCTTACAGCTAGGATTTTCAATAATTCTCCTCCTTAAATGTTAAGAATATTGAATTTAGATATTAAATTGAAGTTTCAAAACTATTTGAGATTGATAATGATTAATAATCTACGATTTCATCTAAAATGAACATCTTTAAATAAAACCGGTTATTATATTCCGCTAAACTCAATTATAGTCTTAGTCCCTGTTTAAAACATCTATTAATTAATTAGTCCATTTCCTATTAATAGCCTTCTAGTTAATTAATCCATGTCTTACTAATAGCCTTCTAGTTAATTAGTTAGGCCCCATAATTATCTATTTAATAGCCCTGACATTTAGAGGTAAGATTTTGGACATGATTTATT
Encoded proteins:
- a CDS encoding putative flavoprotein (PFAM: Metallo-beta-lactamase superfamily; Flavodoxin), translating into MKANAIKIAEGVYWIGVMDWDIRDYHGYTLKGTTYNAFLVFGEEEVAIIDNTYPGSSAQLWGRIEDAFAQENSEVKVDVIIQNHIEKDHSGALTEIHKRFPDAPIYCSQVAITGLKQHYPGLEGADFHPVKTGDSLEVGGRTLAFLDAKMLHWPDSMFTLLLDEGILFSNDAFGQHLCFRERYDHEIPEFVLMNAAQKFYANLVTPASMLVVRKLEEVTELGLLDKINMIAPSHGQIWTDPTKIITAYSNWATGKCRNKATIIYDTMHYSTRMMAHALAEGLMSEGVDVIMYFMHTDERSEMVNDILDSKALLLGIPTLFNGPYPSAGDLLYYLEGLSFQRTGFKRLAVTFGSKGWSGKAVDKVAETLTKCGFDVLDKYEVNYVPTSDQLDNCYQIGQEMAQKIKKM
- a CDS encoding 4-hydroxybenzoate polyprenyltransferase-like prenyltransferase (PFAM: UbiA prenyltransferase family), with amino-acid sequence MNIVRFIFKISRFRFWIYTGGTYVVGYALGFSVFGDFLRPEYYLYLFYFFFPANIFIYGVNDYWDEDTDKLNPKKDEKEHRVSVLERKRLLNVIFLVTSFSLILMVFQDNVERIIFTGFLFLSYFYSAKPLRFKDKPFLDFASNYLYILPGIFAYYLASNTIPPIIYMVGAFLHISAMHIFSAIPDIKYDRKAGINTTPVFIGVNPALWLCLIFWMGLSFIVIYLTDFFPISFLVFFYPLFPLLLLIKRDWSIDDLYWYLPYVNTMLGGLLFISLVIYKLFFI
- a CDS encoding 2-phosphoglycerate kinase (PFAM: ATP cone domain), which gives rise to MIMVEGEVSGKKYREPFSKGVLARSLTRAEMDPNKAYTFSSHIEAQLKKDGVTLIKLDDLVNVVRQRLKEEDPEIAVQYGLWKRIRKCQDPLVILIGGSSGVGTSSIAFEVANRLGIRNMISTDMIREVMRKTSSKELLPTLYESSYTAYRSLRIPPPPELDEVLIGFRDHVDTVSVGVEAVIERSITEGISIVIEGVHIVPGFIREDLVSRDNVHMFILTLEDEEVHKGRFYSRCRQQWARRPLERYMNYFGAIRRTHKYFESQANKYHVPVIENIDITTTIESIIEDITKTYGSEDHVTETKG
- a CDS encoding phosphate/sulfate permease (PFAM: Phosphate transporter family) — its product is MEWLLIIGVVISVYMAFNIAANDIGNSVGTAVGSGSLTMRKALILGAIFEFIGAMYLGNNVIKTVGSGIISADMIPATGAFIITLAAALWITITIIKKIPISGSDAIISAVFGYGLVSVGINSMNLNVLGLILASWVLSPLIGLAIGFTIYHILKNAFLDKVKDIAVKGRLEKIFSYLQIGSSAFAALNVGAIDIAVATGVLYYTFGTSAGFDIKLIGALGIVLGILVAGGRITDTVGRRITDLIPSRGFAAQISAASVVFIFATMGMPVSPTQTLVGTVIGVGLARGTRTIKLDVIKNIATTWIVTIPACIALSILLYFIMNLFLQ
- a CDS encoding putative signal-transduction protein (cAMP-binding and CBS domain containing protein) (PFAM: CBS domain) encodes the protein MLQKLKVKDVMSQKVITVSPTEDVVFAFEKLMKHKISSLPVVDDDGKLVGIVTATDLGHNLILDKYELGTTVEEVMVNQVIYVSPEDNLATAVRKMHEYGSDEGIINQLVVLENHELVGIISDGDIISSIEL
- a CDS encoding putative phosphoesterase, ICC is translated as MKILAVSDLHGEIKPIIAYLKSKKVDLVIIAGDITHFGPPELGEDLLNEISSFGVPVLAIPGNCDPGSMHVNIDQSHAINIHARTLVIKNIGICGFGGSNPTPFDTPLEFEEIQIYDEAKKAIEGIKKEKITLFITHAPPYGTKTDLLPSGEHVGSKSLRKIVEEMQPTVNICGHIHEARGTDKIGNTTIVNPGELSHGHACIIQISDAPGEEEVKTEIIKL